The Lycium barbarum isolate Lr01 chromosome 10, ASM1917538v2, whole genome shotgun sequence genome includes a region encoding these proteins:
- the LOC132615152 gene encoding transcription factor bHLH75-like isoform X2, with amino-acid sequence MGDSPLMMNSNMELLNSLSHQLEDDQNFSSNIHEHGFLALSNENFSNHDQLPIMANFNTDHMNISHDIYDPAAVAAAAAQFFTLGGPSYGCSSSMNNSILESESMLNINNIPTPPPQVPGNTGKNTCEGRKRKRNNQKEAEKPREVVHVRAKRGQATDSHSLAERTMGMAVMLDVIINYVRSLQNQIDFLSMKLSAASLFYDFNSSEMDDMESMQGTNGYAARGMGKINDGEGYGGIPQFQTSWPL; translated from the exons ATGGGTGATTCCCCTCTGATGATGAACTCAAATATGGAACTCCTAAATAGCCTAAGCCATCAGCTTGAAGATGATCAGAATTTCAGCTCAAATATTCATGAACATGGTTTTTTGGCTTTGTCAAATGAAAACTTCTCTAATCATGATCAACTCCCCATCATGGCTAATTTTAATACCGATCATATGAATATTAGCCATGATATTTATGATCCCGCGGCTGTCGCTGCCGCTGCTGCTCAGTTTTTTACTTTGGGAGGTCCAAGTTATGGCTGCAGTAGCAGTATGAATAATTCAATCCTTGAATCAGAGTCCAtgttgaatattaataatattccAACTCCTCCACCTCAAGTGCCTGGAAATACTGGCAAG AACACATGTGAagggagaaagagaaaaaggaacaATCAGAAAGAAGCTGAGAAGCCAAGAGAAGTTGTACATGTTAGAGCAAAGAGGGGCCAGGCTACTGATAGTCACAGTTTGGCTGAACGA ACAATGGGAATGGCAGTGATGTTAGATGTAATAATCAACTATGTCCGGTCACTGCAAAATCAAATTGAT TTTCTTTCAATGAAACTATCAGCAGCAAGTTTGTTTTATGATTTTAACTCATCAGAGATGGATGATATGGAGTCAATGCAG GGAACAAATGGGTATGCAGCTCGAGGAATGGGGAAGATTAATGATGGTGAGGGGTATGGAGGAATTCCTCAGTTTCAAACTTCTTGGCCTCTTTGA
- the LOC132615152 gene encoding transcription factor bHLH75-like isoform X1: protein MGDSPLMMNSNMELLNSLSHQLEDDQNFSSNIHEHGFLALSNENFSNHDQLPIMANFNTDHMNISHDIYDPAAVAAAAAQFFTLGGPSYGCSSSMNNSILESESMLNINNIPTPPPQVPGNTGKNTCEGRKRKRNNQKEAEKPREVVHVRAKRGQATDSHSLAERLRREKINEKLRSLQELVPGCYKTMGMAVMLDVIINYVRSLQNQIDFLSMKLSAASLFYDFNSSEMDDMESMQGTNGYAARGMGKINDGEGYGGIPQFQTSWPL, encoded by the exons ATGGGTGATTCCCCTCTGATGATGAACTCAAATATGGAACTCCTAAATAGCCTAAGCCATCAGCTTGAAGATGATCAGAATTTCAGCTCAAATATTCATGAACATGGTTTTTTGGCTTTGTCAAATGAAAACTTCTCTAATCATGATCAACTCCCCATCATGGCTAATTTTAATACCGATCATATGAATATTAGCCATGATATTTATGATCCCGCGGCTGTCGCTGCCGCTGCTGCTCAGTTTTTTACTTTGGGAGGTCCAAGTTATGGCTGCAGTAGCAGTATGAATAATTCAATCCTTGAATCAGAGTCCAtgttgaatattaataatattccAACTCCTCCACCTCAAGTGCCTGGAAATACTGGCAAG AACACATGTGAagggagaaagagaaaaaggaacaATCAGAAAGAAGCTGAGAAGCCAAGAGAAGTTGTACATGTTAGAGCAAAGAGGGGCCAGGCTACTGATAGTCACAGTTTGGCTGAACGA CTTCGAAGGGAGAAAATAAATGAAAAACTCAGAAGCTTGCAAGAACTAGTTCCTGGATGTTATAAG ACAATGGGAATGGCAGTGATGTTAGATGTAATAATCAACTATGTCCGGTCACTGCAAAATCAAATTGAT TTTCTTTCAATGAAACTATCAGCAGCAAGTTTGTTTTATGATTTTAACTCATCAGAGATGGATGATATGGAGTCAATGCAG GGAACAAATGGGTATGCAGCTCGAGGAATGGGGAAGATTAATGATGGTGAGGGGTATGGAGGAATTCCTCAGTTTCAAACTTCTTGGCCTCTTTGA